From a single Pelodiscus sinensis isolate JC-2024 chromosome 4, ASM4963464v1, whole genome shotgun sequence genomic region:
- the GPR135 gene encoding G-protein coupled receptor 135: MEPPSASAGRNESGGQAEEPGWSGAALASQALLLALIFALSALGNGAVVLVIARHRQLRTVTNAFVLSLSLSELLGALLCLPLAFLRLLSQPRGAWLAGQRLCLASAALHAGLGIAATLTMALLSFDRYCAIVRQPRRKMGRRRAAQLLAAVWLAALGFAAPWYLLAQAAGGERAGGARCTYVLLPGGSSRLGPPYSAALIVLCYLLPFALMCFCHYNICRAVRLSESRVRPLTTYGHLLRCYGEMRTATTVLIMIVSIICCWGPYCVLGLAAAAGHLPFSPSVDAVASWLAWANGAINPLIYAARNPNISMLLGRSREGGYRTRNNVAAYLAARGQRLEARGRPEPSQERYAQQRPSGPAASTRSSSSPANGGEVAMWACKNPAVLFCRDAQPDTAALPPKSDTADTSL; encoded by the coding sequence ATGGAGCCGCCGTCGGCGAGCGCGGGGCGCAATGAGAGCGGCGGCCAGGCGGAGGAGCCGGGCTGGTCGGGCGCGGCGCTGGCCTCGCAggcgctgctgctggcgctgatcTTCGCCCTGTCGGCGCTGGGCAACGGGGCCGTGGTGCTGGTGATCGCCCGGCACCGGCAGCTGCGCACCGTCACCAACGCCTTCGTGCTGTCGCTGTCCCTCTCCGAGCTGCTGGGCGCGCTGCTCTGCCTGCCGCTCGCCTTCCTGCGCCTGCTGAGCCAGCCGCGCGGCGCCTGGCTCGCCGGCCAGCGCCTCTGCCTGGCCAGCGCCGCCCTGCACGCCGGCCTGGGCATCGCCGCCACCCTCACCATGGCGCTGCTCTCCTTCGACCGCTACTGCGCCATCGTGCGCCAGCCCCGCCGCAAGATGGGCCGCCGCCGCGCCGCCCAGCTGCTGGCCGCCGTCTGGCTGGCGGCGCTGGGCTTCGCCGCCCCCTGGTACCTGCTGGCCCAGGCGGCGGGGGGcgagcgggcgggcggggcccgcTGCACCTAcgtgctgctgcccgggggctcgTCGCGGCTGGGCCCGCCCTACAGCGCGGCGCTCATCGTGCTCTGCTACCTGCTGCCCTTCGCCCTCATGTGCTTCTGCCACTACAACATCTGCCGCGCCGTGCGCCTCTCCGAGAGCCGGGTGCGGCCGCTCACCACCTACGGCCACCTGCTGCGCTGCTACGGCGAGATGCGCACCGCCACCACCGTGCTCATCATGATCGTCTCCATCATCTGCTGCTGGGGGCCCTACTGCGTCCTGGGGCTGGCGGCCGCCGCCGGCCACCTGCCCTTCTCGCCCAGCGTGGACGCCGTGGCCAGCTGGCTGGCCTGGGCCAACGGCGCCATCAACCCGCTCATCTACGCCGCCCGCAACCCCAACATCTCCATGCTGCTGGGCCGCAGCCGCGAGGGCGGCTACCGGACTCGGAACAACGTGGCCGCCTACCTGgccgcccggggccagcgcctggAGGCCCGCGGGCGGCCCGAGCCAAGCCAGGAGCGCTATGCCCAGCAGCGGCCCAGCGGCCCCGCCGCCAGCACCCGCTCCTCCTCCAGCCCGGCCAACGGCGGCGAGGTGGCCATGTGGGCTTGCAAGAACCCGGCCGTGCTCTTCTGCCGCGATGCCCAGCCCGACACGGCTGCGCTGCCGCCCAAATCCGACACCGCTGATACCAGCCTCTGA
- the L3HYPDH gene encoding trans-3-hydroxy-L-proline dehydratase isoform X1, producing MAAPGWLPPQARAAVRVVDMHTGGEPLRIVPGGLEPAPAGPTLLARRRHMAAELDHVRRLLVHEPRGHRDMYAAVLVPSELPAVQLGALFLHGQGYSTMCGHAVLALGRFALDGGLVPAPRRPETAVTIHCPCGPVTAFVPWDGQRSGSRVRFHSVPAFAAATDVIVDVPGHGKVVVDIGYGGAFYAFLSAERLGLDVCSSATKDLVDAATAVTEAVKRQFKLHHPDSEELAFLYGTILTDGKDAFNEEPTTNICVFADAQVDRSPTGSGVTARIALQYHKGLIQMNQTRTFRSSSTGSLFTGKAVKEAKCGDYNAVVVEVSGEAFYTGTATFVVEEEDPLKYGFSVK from the exons ATGGCGGCGCCGGGCTGGCTCCCgccgcaggcgcgggcggcggtGCGCGTGGTGGACATGCACACGGGCGGCGAGCCGCTGCGCATCGTGCCGGGCGGGCTGGAGCCGGCGCCCGCGGGCCCCACGCTGCTGGCCCGGCGGCGCCACATGGCCGCGGAGCTGGACCACGTGCGGCGGCTGCTGGTGCACGAGCCGCGCGGGCACCGCGACATGTACGCGGCGGTGCTGGTGCCCAGCGAGCTGCCGGCCGTCCAGCTGGGCGCGCTCTTCCTGCACGGCCAGGGCTACAGCACCATGTGCGGCCACGCCGTGCTGGCGCTGGGCCGCTTCGCGCTGGACGGCGGGCTGGTGCCGGCCCCGCGCCGCCCCGAGACGGCGGTCACCATCCACTGCCCCTGCGGGCCCGTCACCGCCTTCGTGCCCTGGGACGGGCAGCGCAGCGGCAGCCGCGTCCGCTTCCACAGCGTGCCCGCCTTCGCCGCCGCCACAG ATGTGATAGTTGATGTTCCTGGCCATGGGAAAGTGGTGGTCGATATTGGATATGGTGGTGCTTTCTATGCCTTTCTCAGTGCTGAGAGATTGGGCTTAGATGTTTGCTCTTCAGCGACTAAGGATCTTGTAGATGCAGCAACTGCAGTAACAGAAGCAGTAAAGAGACAG TTTAAACTTCATCACCCTGACAGCGAAGAGCTTGCTTTCCTTTACGGCACTATTTTAACAGATGGAAAAGATGCATTTAATGAGGAGCCAACAACCAACATCTGTGTGTTTGCAGATGCACAG gtCGACCGAAGTCCTACAGGCTCAGGTGTGACTGCCCGCATTGCCTTACAATACCATAAGGGACTCATCCAGATGAATCAGACCAGAACCTTTAGAAGCAGCTCAACTGGTTCCTTGTTCACTGGAAAAGCAGTGAAG GAAGCAAAGTGTGGTGACTATAATGCTGTTGTAGTAGAAGTCTCAGGAGAAGCCTTTTATACTGGAACAGCAACTTTCGTTGTTGAAGAAGAGGATCCACTGAAATATGGATTTTCTGTAAAGTAA
- the L3HYPDH gene encoding trans-3-hydroxy-L-proline dehydratase isoform X2, protein MTIFSFYVIVDVPGHGKVVVDIGYGGAFYAFLSAERLGLDVCSSATKDLVDAATAVTEAVKRQFKLHHPDSEELAFLYGTILTDGKDAFNEEPTTNICVFADAQVDRSPTGSGVTARIALQYHKGLIQMNQTRTFRSSSTGSLFTGKAVKEAKCGDYNAVVVEVSGEAFYTGTATFVVEEEDPLKYGFSVK, encoded by the exons ATGACCATATTCAGCTTTT ATGTGATAGTTGATGTTCCTGGCCATGGGAAAGTGGTGGTCGATATTGGATATGGTGGTGCTTTCTATGCCTTTCTCAGTGCTGAGAGATTGGGCTTAGATGTTTGCTCTTCAGCGACTAAGGATCTTGTAGATGCAGCAACTGCAGTAACAGAAGCAGTAAAGAGACAG TTTAAACTTCATCACCCTGACAGCGAAGAGCTTGCTTTCCTTTACGGCACTATTTTAACAGATGGAAAAGATGCATTTAATGAGGAGCCAACAACCAACATCTGTGTGTTTGCAGATGCACAG gtCGACCGAAGTCCTACAGGCTCAGGTGTGACTGCCCGCATTGCCTTACAATACCATAAGGGACTCATCCAGATGAATCAGACCAGAACCTTTAGAAGCAGCTCAACTGGTTCCTTGTTCACTGGAAAAGCAGTGAAG GAAGCAAAGTGTGGTGACTATAATGCTGTTGTAGTAGAAGTCTCAGGAGAAGCCTTTTATACTGGAACAGCAACTTTCGTTGTTGAAGAAGAGGATCCACTGAAATATGGATTTTCTGTAAAGTAA